The window CACAAAAATTGCAGTTACGGGGGACTTTGCACTCCTGCACTCGGGGATTAACTCTCTAATAGATATACGCGAAAAAGGGAACTCTCTTTTGTGCATAGTCCTGAAGAACCGCAGGATGGCGATGACCGGGGGGCAGGTCTGCCCTGACATAACGCCTTATATCAGTTTTTTAAACCCCGTGACAATTGATGCGTCCTCAAAAGATGCACTTAAAGAGAACCTTATGGAGATTCCAGATTCACTCAAAGTAGTCGTTGTCGAGGGGACCTGCCCGGAAGGTGAAGAACATGAAACCGTTAAATGTTGAGATATGCGATGTCACGCTAAGGGACGGCGAACAGACGCCCGGCGTTACATTCGCATGCGACGAAAAAAAGGATATCGCACAGAAGCTTGACGCCGTCGGAGTGGAGGTCATAGAGGCCGGTTTTCCGAGTGTCTCCGAAAACGAGAAGAAAACTGTAAGGTCAATCGTTGAAATGGGCCTTTGCGCAAAGACATGCTGCCTGTCAAGGTGCGTAAAATCCGACCTTGATGCGGCGATTGACTGCGGAGTCGACCTCGTAAGCATTTTTTTTGCGACATCGGATCTCCATATAAAAATCAAATACAAAAAGACCCGCGAGGAGATGCTTGACCTTGCGCTTGATATGATAGACTACGCAAACGACCATGGTATAAAGGTCCGCTTTTCGGCAGAAGAGGCGTCAAGGACAGATATAGAATTCCTAAAGGAGATGTACAGCAAAGGTGCTGAAAGAGGTGCCGCCTACAGCAGCTTTGCAGACACCGTGGGATGCATGACACCCCTCGAGATGTACAATACAGTAAAGGATCTGAAAAAAGACCTGAAAAATCCCCTCTGCGTCCACTGCCACAATGATATGGGCTTTGCATCGGCAAACACCTTCGTTGCGGCCCAGGCAGGTGCCTTTCAGCTGCATACGACAGTCAACGCAATAGGCGAGCGTGCCGGAAACGCAAGCCTTGAGGAGGTTTTGGTCGCACTCAGGATGAAAGGAGGCGTTGACAGGTACAACCTTTCAGGCCTCACCGAACTCTCGAAAACCGTCGAGAAATACTCAGGAGTCAAAGTTTCAAAAACAAAGGCGGTAGTCGGGAGAAATGCATTTTCGCATGAAAGCGGAATTCACATAGCGGCACTTCTCGAAGACAGAAACACATACGAATATTTCCCGCCGGAAATGGTCGGCGGAGAACAGAAATTCGTCCTCGGAAAGCATACCGGAAGAAAAGGCCTTGAACACGTCCTCCTGTCACTGGGATACGACTTTTCACCCGACGAGGTTATGTGGGTTCTGAACAGGGTAAAGACCATCAGCGAGGGGAAATGCAGCATAACCAAAGAAGTCCTTATGTCCGTAATACAGCAGGCTGAACTTATGCATAAAAAGGAGGACTGATTGGAATAACGGCTGAAAACTCTACCCTTTCGGAGAGAATTCTCGGGGCGCCTGCAGGTGAATATGTCGACAAAAAGGTTGACAGGGCTTTTGCGCACGACGGCACCGGCATACAGGCTTTAATCGCGCTGAAAGGCTTCAAAAACCAAAAAATAAAAGACCCTGGCATGATTTCCATAATCTATGACCACATCGCACCTGCAAACAACACAACAGCCGCAAATCTCCAGCATGAACTCAGGGACTTCTCCTGCAGCGAGGGCTTTTCGTTTTATGACGTCGGGTGCGGGATATGCCACCAGGTAATGAGCGAAGGCTTATGCCTTCCCGGAGAAATCGTCGTCGGTGCAGACTCGCATTCATGCACTATGGGCGCCCTCGGGGCGTTTGCCACAGGAGTAGGTGCGACCGACATGGCAGGCATATGGGCGACAGGAGAAACCTGGTTTAAGGTCCCAGAGACGATAGAAATAAACCTTTCAGGCGAACTGGGAGGCTTTTCCGACCCTAAAGACGCAGCCCTCTTATACGTAAAAAAACTCGGCATGGACGGGGGGACCTACAAGGCCCTTGAGTTCACCGGAGAAGGTGCAGAAAACATGCCTGTCGAAGGAAGGCTCACGCTTTCAAATATGGCGGTCGAGACCGGGGCCAAGGCGGGACTTTTCTATTCGGATAAAAAAACGCAGGAATACCTCTCGGGGTTCGGAAAAGAGGCTGGCCGCCAGGCAAAACAGGACTGTACATACGAGTCCTCGGTGGAAATTGACCTGTCAGGCATCGAACCCCTCCTCGCGGTTCCGGACAGGGTCGACAACGCCGTTCCGGTAACAAAATATTCCGGAACAAATCTTGACGAGGTTTTTGTAGGGACATGCACAAACGGCAGGTATGAAGACCTCAGAAGGTTTGCCGGAATCGTCAAAGGAAAAAAGGTCAGTGTCAGGACAATCGTAGTCCCCGCTTCAAGAAACGTCCTATTAAAAGCGCTCTCCGGCGGACTTATAGAAGACATTGTTAAAGCGGGATGCACGGTCTGCCCCCCGGGGTGCGGACCATGCCTTGGTGCACATATGGGCGTCCTCGGTGAAGGAGAGGTAGGACTTTCCACGGCAAACAGAAACTTCAGGAACAGGATGGGAGTGGGCGCAGAATATTTCCTGTGTTCACCCTCGACAGCTGCCGCAAGCGCCCTTAAAGGCGAGATAACTTCACCGGAGGATATATCATGAAGCTTTCCGGCCACGCCGTTGTAATAGGCGAAGACGTCGACACCGACATGATAATAGCAGGACGCTACCTCAGGACAAAGGACAGGTCGGTCTGGGCTGAGCATGCTTTCGAGGACTATGACAAAACGATTGCAGGAAAACTAAAAGGCTCTGTAATCATAGCAGGAAAAAACGTCGGGTGCGGTTCTTCGCGTGAACAGGCGGCGGCGGCCTTAAAAGAGGCAGGCGTCGTTGCCATAGTTTCACCGTCATTTGCAAGAATTTTTTTCAGGAACTGCGTCAATCTCGGGCTTTATGTATTTGAAACAGAAGTCAGGAACTGCAAAGACGGTGATTTCGTAACTCTTGACACAGGTGTCCCCTGTGCAGAGGTAAACGGCGTCTTTTATGGGGCAAAACCGCTTTCCAAAAGAATGAACGACATTCTAAACGCAGGAGGACTTGCGGAATATCTGGGGGAAAAACAGAAATGATCTTTCCTCTCCAGTGCAAGGAGGTCGGTTTTGCCGACCAAAAACCTTTCGGGGACCTCGTCTATTTTCTGAGCAGGTACCTTGTTAAAAAGACGGA of the Methanomicrobium sp. W14 genome contains:
- a CDS encoding 3-isopropylmalate dehydratase gives rise to the protein MKLSGHAVVIGEDVDTDMIIAGRYLRTKDRSVWAEHAFEDYDKTIAGKLKGSVIIAGKNVGCGSSREQAAAALKEAGVVAIVSPSFARIFFRNCVNLGLYVFETEVRNCKDGDFVTLDTGVPCAEVNGVFYGAKPLSKRMNDILNAGGLAEYLGEKQK
- a CDS encoding homocitrate synthase family protein; translation: MKPLNVEICDVTLRDGEQTPGVTFACDEKKDIAQKLDAVGVEVIEAGFPSVSENEKKTVRSIVEMGLCAKTCCLSRCVKSDLDAAIDCGVDLVSIFFATSDLHIKIKYKKTREEMLDLALDMIDYANDHGIKVRFSAEEASRTDIEFLKEMYSKGAERGAAYSSFADTVGCMTPLEMYNTVKDLKKDLKNPLCVHCHNDMGFASANTFVAAQAGAFQLHTTVNAIGERAGNASLEEVLVALRMKGGVDRYNLSGLTELSKTVEKYSGVKVSKTKAVVGRNAFSHESGIHIAALLEDRNTYEYFPPEMVGGEQKFVLGKHTGRKGLEHVLLSLGYDFSPDEVMWVLNRVKTISEGKCSITKEVLMSVIQQAELMHKKED
- a CDS encoding aconitase/3-isopropylmalate dehydratase large subunit family protein, producing MTAENSTLSERILGAPAGEYVDKKVDRAFAHDGTGIQALIALKGFKNQKIKDPGMISIIYDHIAPANNTTAANLQHELRDFSCSEGFSFYDVGCGICHQVMSEGLCLPGEIVVGADSHSCTMGALGAFATGVGATDMAGIWATGETWFKVPETIEINLSGELGGFSDPKDAALLYVKKLGMDGGTYKALEFTGEGAENMPVEGRLTLSNMAVETGAKAGLFYSDKKTQEYLSGFGKEAGRQAKQDCTYESSVEIDLSGIEPLLAVPDRVDNAVPVTKYSGTNLDEVFVGTCTNGRYEDLRRFAGIVKGKKVSVRTIVVPASRNVLLKALSGGLIEDIVKAGCTVCPPGCGPCLGAHMGVLGEGEVGLSTANRNFRNRMGVGAEYFLCSPSTAAASALKGEITSPEDIS